From the genome of Variovorax sp. RA8, one region includes:
- a CDS encoding sensor domain-containing diguanylate cyclase — MKSGFSNLRISLNTRLSAGVAAVVLAATFAIATVALHLVKASMQASIANEEFARVTAIADAVDQKFVGRRTLLKTLAESVQSHDVPSAAPLQGLLEKHQSLREAFDNVSFIDLEGEIVANLNGAQMIGRANVKDRSYVADTISAGAGVISAPYRNRLNGLAQVAITQPVRDGAGQVRLVISGSINLKERNILGELADVKFGKTGHLFIVSNDGIVIDHPRPELVLNQAGTDGAGDTEIQRAISGFEGTTEGLDQDRVRALYAFKRMRQADWILGAVYPQNEAFAHIDAIERVAWGGAIVLAVLAGAAALAVVRGQLQPLSQLHRRMLDAQAAPAEAAAPRSYARDEIGDLWRTFDELMLQRRASEKFLRDITDNLPAMVSHADAQGRYTFVNARLCEKLGRSAAELVGQPMRDAHGADYSVIPERYLQRALAGEPVTFERRGSIRQGEEPRFFQTELIPDRDPTGTVRGYYAMSSDVTERKRIELSLAHSEAQIRTITDNIPALVSHVDASLRYTFVNAKVKALHKSDALVGRPISEVRGPSDFAGVEPYYLRALAGETVIVETAGDAALGIDGRTYKAYYIPDQDDVGMVQGVFAMTFDITDEVNVRKALSEQEKRLRDVTDSIPALVGYFDRDENCLYGNSRARQMAGLGNGPLEGVTLRAAVGEAVYAQHVPFLPAVLAGQAARFPVEAPLYGKSGYFQVNLIPDKDLQGRVPGFYVMTFNITALKEAEKLLAESEMRLRTITDNLPALITYIDRDQKITFANGTYREWLGLDPAKLVGHHIRDVAGPELYESRKAMIDRALAGERVEFEAATKRGDFDRVTHVIYVPDVGADGATHGIFSLSLDITELKVVERKLIELARVDTLTGLPNRLAFNELLPAAIARAARAERALALMFLDIDHFKSINDTLGHAMGDEVLAEFARRLQASVRSTDTVVRLAGDEFVIVLENLDRPEAASMVARKVIARVNSAAFQLDGRGLDVTTSIGVAFHLPAGAAVTTAELLARADAALYRAKAAGRNTFVLSAD, encoded by the coding sequence ATGAAATCAGGTTTCAGCAACCTTCGCATCAGCTTGAACACGCGCCTGAGCGCCGGCGTGGCGGCGGTGGTGCTGGCCGCGACCTTCGCCATCGCCACCGTCGCCTTGCATCTTGTCAAGGCCAGCATGCAGGCATCGATCGCCAACGAGGAGTTCGCGCGGGTGACGGCCATCGCCGATGCGGTCGACCAGAAGTTCGTCGGCCGGCGGACCTTGCTGAAGACCCTTGCCGAAAGCGTGCAGTCGCACGATGTCCCGAGCGCCGCGCCGCTGCAGGGCCTGCTGGAGAAGCACCAGTCGCTGCGCGAGGCCTTCGACAACGTCTCGTTCATCGATCTCGAGGGCGAGATCGTCGCCAACCTGAACGGGGCGCAGATGATCGGACGCGCGAATGTCAAGGACCGCTCGTACGTCGCGGACACCATCTCCGCCGGCGCCGGGGTGATCTCGGCGCCCTACCGCAACCGGCTCAACGGACTGGCACAGGTCGCTATCACGCAGCCGGTGCGAGACGGCGCCGGGCAGGTGCGCCTGGTGATATCGGGCTCCATCAACCTGAAGGAGCGCAACATCCTTGGGGAGCTGGCCGACGTCAAGTTCGGCAAGACGGGCCACTTGTTCATTGTTTCCAATGATGGCATCGTGATCGATCATCCGCGCCCGGAGCTGGTGCTGAATCAGGCTGGCACCGATGGCGCCGGGGATACCGAGATCCAGCGCGCGATCTCGGGTTTCGAGGGCACGACCGAGGGGCTGGACCAGGACCGGGTGCGTGCCCTGTACGCCTTCAAGCGCATGCGCCAGGCCGATTGGATCCTGGGCGCCGTGTATCCGCAGAATGAGGCGTTCGCGCATATCGATGCCATCGAGCGCGTGGCCTGGGGCGGCGCGATCGTGCTGGCCGTGCTGGCCGGCGCGGCCGCGCTGGCCGTGGTGCGGGGGCAGCTGCAGCCGCTTTCGCAGCTGCACCGGCGCATGCTGGATGCGCAGGCCGCGCCGGCGGAAGCCGCGGCGCCACGCAGCTATGCCCGCGACGAGATCGGCGATCTCTGGCGGACTTTCGACGAACTGATGCTGCAGCGGCGAGCCAGCGAGAAATTTCTGCGAGACATCACGGACAACCTGCCGGCCATGGTGTCGCACGCCGATGCGCAAGGCCGCTACACCTTCGTGAACGCGCGCCTGTGCGAGAAGCTGGGCCGCAGCGCGGCCGAACTCGTGGGCCAGCCCATGCGAGACGCGCATGGTGCCGACTACAGCGTGATCCCGGAGCGCTACCTGCAACGCGCGCTGGCCGGCGAGCCCGTGACCTTCGAACGCCGGGGCTCCATCAGGCAGGGCGAGGAGCCCCGCTTCTTCCAGACCGAGCTCATCCCCGACCGGGACCCGACAGGCACGGTCCGCGGCTACTACGCGATGTCCTCCGACGTGACGGAGCGCAAGCGCATCGAGCTGAGCCTGGCGCACAGCGAGGCGCAGATCCGCACCATCACCGACAACATCCCTGCGCTGGTCTCGCACGTGGACGCCTCGCTGCGCTACACCTTCGTCAATGCGAAAGTCAAGGCGCTGCACAAGTCCGACGCGTTGGTCGGCCGGCCGATCTCGGAGGTGCGCGGCCCGTCGGACTTCGCAGGTGTCGAGCCCTACTATCTGCGCGCGCTCGCCGGGGAGACGGTGATCGTCGAGACGGCCGGCGATGCGGCCCTCGGGATCGACGGCCGCACCTACAAGGCCTACTACATCCCCGACCAGGACGATGTCGGCATGGTGCAAGGCGTGTTCGCCATGACCTTCGACATCACCGACGAGGTCAACGTCCGCAAGGCCCTGAGCGAGCAGGAGAAGCGGCTGCGCGACGTCACGGACAGCATTCCTGCCCTGGTGGGGTATTTCGATCGCGATGAGAACTGCCTCTACGGCAACAGCCGGGCGCGGCAGATGGCGGGCCTGGGCAATGGCCCGCTCGAAGGCGTGACCTTGCGCGCCGCCGTGGGCGAGGCGGTTTACGCGCAGCACGTGCCCTTTCTCCCGGCAGTGCTTGCGGGGCAGGCCGCGCGCTTCCCGGTCGAGGCGCCACTGTACGGCAAGAGCGGCTACTTCCAGGTGAACCTGATTCCGGACAAGGACCTCCAGGGAAGAGTGCCGGGCTTCTACGTCATGACCTTCAACATCACTGCGTTGAAGGAGGCGGAAAAGCTCCTGGCCGAGAGTGAGATGCGCCTGCGCACCATCACCGACAACCTGCCGGCACTCATCACCTACATCGACCGGGACCAGAAGATCACCTTCGCGAACGGCACCTACCGCGAGTGGCTGGGGCTCGATCCCGCCAAGCTGGTGGGGCACCATATCCGAGACGTCGCGGGACCCGAGCTGTACGAGTCGCGCAAGGCCATGATCGATCGGGCGCTGGCGGGGGAGCGCGTCGAGTTCGAGGCAGCCACCAAGCGGGGGGACTTCGATCGCGTCACCCACGTCATCTATGTGCCGGACGTCGGAGCCGACGGAGCGACCCATGGCATCTTCTCGCTCAGCCTGGACATTACCGAGCTGAAGGTGGTGGAGCGCAAGCTGATAGAACTGGCGCGGGTGGACACCCTCACTGGCCTGCCGAACCGCCTGGCCTTCAACGAGCTGTTGCCCGCGGCGATTGCCCGCGCTGCACGCGCGGAAAGAGCGCTCGCCCTGATGTTCCTCGACATCGACCATTTCAAGTCCATCAATGACACGCTCGGCCATGCAATGGGCGACGAGGTGCTGGCCGAGTTCGCCCGGCGCCTGCAGGCCAGCGTCAGAAGCACCGACACGGTGGTGCGGCTGGCCGGCGACGAGTTCGTGATCGTGCTCGAGAACCTGGACAGGCCGGAGGCGGCCTCGATGGTGGCCAGGAAGGTCATCGCGCGCGTCAACTCGGCGGCCTTCCAGCTCGATGGCCGCGGGCTGGATGTCACGACCAGCATCGGCGTCGCCTTCCATCTCCCTGCCGGTGCCGCCGTCACGACGGCGGAACTGCTGGCCCGCGCGGACGCTGCGCTCTACCGCGCCAAGGCGGCGGGGCGCAATACTTTCGTGCTCAGTGCGGACTGA
- a CDS encoding GspE/PulE family protein — translation MSSAEVVTPDQLLKELDAQSRMPIMRIGQALVSLGMVTEKQLEAALAQQQLDRNVPLGETLVRMGVVSRSQLQIALVRKMGYPLVNLQLFPPAAEALRKIDHGVARRLQVMPLMIHEGRLVLALDDPASRHAAIDEVEFIGQMKVVPVIGQCRDLDEVLQKAYEKIGAQAQGRSAATDPMSIDFDLAGTSELLETLEKEVRPPADEDAPIEQSDNSLVRMINSMIQEAHREGVSDIHIESYPGREKTRIRFRRDGRLYTYLELPPSYRNAIVARVKIMCDLDISEKRKPQDGKINFAKFSPQHRIELRVATIPTTSGLEDVVMRILASAKPIALDALGLSARNLARLTEAIERPYGMVLCVGPTGSGKTTTLHSALMHINTPERKIWTAEDPIEITQPGLRQVQVNPRIDWTFAKALRAFVRADPDVIMVGEIRDEETAKTAIEASLTGHLVLSTLHTNSAPETVTRLLDMGMDPFNFADSLLAVLAQRLVRRLCTHCISSRPLTPEEIDELVSDYLNAYAVKASPSDREGVVASWERRHARDGRLMSFSSAGCKECRDTGFRGRVGIHELMLMSKGLRRLVQGGARAEEIQQTALREGMRTLRQDGIAKVLSGQTTIDEVRATSNV, via the coding sequence ATGTCGTCTGCTGAAGTCGTCACGCCGGATCAGTTGTTGAAGGAGCTCGATGCCCAGAGCCGCATGCCGATCATGCGCATCGGCCAGGCGTTGGTCTCGCTCGGCATGGTCACCGAGAAGCAGCTGGAGGCCGCGCTGGCGCAGCAGCAGCTCGATCGCAACGTGCCGCTGGGCGAGACGCTGGTGCGCATGGGCGTGGTCAGCCGCTCCCAGCTGCAGATTGCGCTGGTGCGCAAGATGGGCTACCCGCTGGTCAACCTGCAGCTGTTTCCACCCGCGGCCGAGGCCCTGCGCAAGATCGACCATGGGGTGGCGCGGCGCCTGCAGGTGATGCCGCTGATGATCCACGAGGGCCGCCTCGTGCTTGCCCTCGACGACCCTGCCAGCCGGCACGCGGCCATCGACGAGGTGGAGTTCATCGGCCAGATGAAGGTGGTGCCGGTGATCGGCCAGTGCCGCGACCTGGACGAAGTGCTGCAAAAGGCGTACGAGAAGATCGGTGCGCAGGCGCAGGGGCGCTCGGCGGCGACCGACCCGATGAGTATCGACTTCGACCTGGCCGGCACCAGCGAGCTGCTGGAGACGCTGGAAAAGGAGGTCCGCCCACCGGCCGACGAGGACGCGCCGATCGAGCAATCGGACAACTCGCTGGTGCGGATGATCAACAGCATGATCCAGGAGGCGCACCGCGAGGGCGTGTCGGACATCCACATCGAGAGTTACCCCGGGCGCGAGAAGACGCGCATCCGCTTTCGCCGCGACGGCCGGCTTTACACCTACCTGGAACTGCCGCCCAGCTACCGCAATGCAATCGTCGCGCGCGTGAAGATCATGTGCGACCTCGACATCAGCGAGAAGCGCAAGCCTCAGGACGGCAAGATCAACTTCGCCAAGTTCTCGCCCCAGCATCGCATCGAGCTGCGCGTCGCGACCATCCCGACCACCAGCGGGCTGGAAGACGTGGTGATGCGCATCCTGGCGTCGGCCAAGCCCATTGCGCTGGATGCGCTCGGATTGTCGGCGCGCAACCTGGCGCGTCTGACCGAGGCCATCGAGCGCCCCTACGGCATGGTCCTGTGCGTCGGGCCGACCGGCTCGGGCAAGACCACCACGCTGCACTCGGCGCTCATGCACATCAACACGCCCGAGCGCAAGATCTGGACCGCGGAAGACCCCATCGAGATCACCCAGCCGGGGCTGCGGCAGGTGCAGGTCAACCCCCGCATCGACTGGACCTTCGCCAAGGCGCTGCGGGCCTTCGTGCGCGCCGATCCGGACGTGATCATGGTGGGCGAGATCCGCGACGAGGAGACCGCGAAGACGGCGATCGAGGCCTCGCTGACGGGCCACCTGGTGCTGTCGACGCTGCACACCAACAGCGCGCCCGAGACGGTGACCCGGCTTCTCGACATGGGCATGGACCCCTTCAATTTCGCGGACTCGCTGCTGGCGGTGCTGGCGCAGCGGCTGGTGCGCCGCCTCTGCACGCACTGCATCAGCAGCCGTCCCCTGACGCCGGAGGAGATCGACGAACTGGTGTCCGACTACCTGAATGCCTACGCGGTGAAGGCCTCGCCGTCCGATCGCGAGGGGGTGGTCGCTTCCTGGGAGCGCCGCCATGCCCGCGACGGGCGGCTCATGAGCTTCTCGAGCGCAGGCTGCAAGGAGTGCAGGGACACCGGCTTCAGGGGGCGCGTCGGCATCCACGAGCTGATGCTGATGTCCAAGGGGCTACGTCGCCTGGTGCAAGGTGGCGCCCGTGCCGAAGAGATTCAGCAGACGGCGCTGCGCGAGGGCATGCGCACCTTGCGCCAGGACGGCATCGCCAAGGTGCTGTCCGGCCAGACCACGATCGACGAAGTGCGCGCGACCAGCAACGTCTGA
- a CDS encoding EAL domain-containing protein, translated as MTAPIRADAASPGDDSVFTMAFQPIVDLARREIFAHEALVRGVAGEGASEVLARVGPQDRFAFHEASRVKAIELAAALGMESRLSLNVMPNDVAGQEACFRTAMAAAARCNFPVQRLMFEITEGERVDDLPGLAATFRIFKRYGFTSAIDDFGAAYAGFELLAAFQPDVVKIDMSLVRDIHTDPVRIVIVKGLVATCDELQIRVIAEGVEAAEEVHALRALGVDLFQGFLFAEPAIAALPVVAWDAA; from the coding sequence GTGACTGCCCCGATCAGAGCCGACGCCGCTTCCCCGGGCGATGACTCGGTCTTCACGATGGCCTTCCAGCCCATCGTCGACCTCGCGCGGCGGGAAATCTTCGCGCACGAGGCATTGGTGCGCGGCGTTGCCGGCGAAGGCGCTTCCGAAGTGCTCGCCCGCGTGGGCCCGCAAGACCGCTTTGCGTTCCACGAGGCCAGCCGCGTGAAGGCAATCGAGCTCGCGGCCGCGCTGGGCATGGAGTCCAGGCTCAGCCTCAACGTCATGCCCAACGACGTCGCCGGCCAGGAGGCCTGCTTCCGCACCGCCATGGCCGCGGCCGCGCGCTGCAACTTTCCAGTCCAGCGCCTGATGTTCGAGATCACCGAAGGCGAGCGCGTCGATGACCTGCCTGGCCTCGCCGCCACCTTCCGCATCTTCAAGCGCTACGGGTTCACGTCCGCGATCGACGATTTCGGCGCCGCCTATGCGGGCTTCGAACTGCTCGCCGCCTTCCAGCCCGACGTCGTGAAGATCGACATGAGCCTGGTCCGCGACATCCACACGGACCCGGTCCGCATCGTGATCGTGAAAGGCTTGGTGGCAACCTGCGACGAGCTCCAGATCCGGGTGATCGCGGAAGGGGTCGAGGCCGCGGAAGAAGTCCATGCGCTGCGCGCGCTGGGCGTGGACCTCTTCCAGGGCTTCCTGTTCGCCGAACCTGCCATCGCCGCCCTGCCGGTCGTGGCGTGGGACGCCGCCTGA
- a CDS encoding BMP family ABC transporter substrate-binding protein — protein MYKNLAAALAAACFFISPSFSQSAARADPLKIGFVYVAPVTDAGWVRQHEEGRKAVEAALGGKVKTTYVENVPEGPDAERVIRDLAQQGHKLIFTPSFGYMEPTLKVARDFPDVKFESITGYKPAPNVSTANARYYQGRYLAGVAAGRMSKTHVAGYVAGFPIPEVLQGINAFTLGMRSVDPKARVKVVWLDAWFDPPRERDAAMTLFNQDVDVIAFHTGSTAVMAAAQERGKMAVAYHSDMRKVAPDAQIVAVTHEWGGYYTRRAKAVLDGSWKPVNVWGGVKEGMVRVGDFGPKVPRAVQEEVLARQQDIASGKLQVFRAGQDVRDNEGKVVIAKGTGLRDDQILVMNWLVEGVEGRVAR, from the coding sequence ATGTACAAAAACCTCGCCGCCGCGCTCGCGGCCGCCTGTTTTTTCATTTCGCCTTCTTTTTCGCAATCCGCCGCCCGGGCCGACCCGCTCAAGATCGGCTTCGTGTATGTCGCACCCGTCACCGATGCCGGCTGGGTGCGGCAGCACGAGGAGGGCCGCAAGGCCGTCGAGGCGGCGCTCGGCGGCAAAGTGAAGACCACTTATGTCGAGAACGTGCCGGAGGGCCCCGATGCCGAGCGCGTGATCCGCGATCTCGCGCAGCAGGGCCACAAGCTGATCTTCACGCCCAGCTTCGGCTACATGGAGCCCACCCTCAAGGTGGCGCGCGACTTCCCCGACGTGAAGTTCGAGTCCATCACCGGCTACAAGCCCGCACCCAACGTCTCGACCGCGAACGCCCGCTACTACCAGGGCCGCTACCTGGCGGGCGTGGCGGCGGGGCGCATGAGCAAGACCCATGTCGCGGGCTACGTCGCGGGCTTCCCGATTCCGGAGGTGCTGCAGGGTATCAACGCCTTCACGCTGGGTATGCGCTCGGTCGATCCGAAGGCGCGGGTCAAGGTCGTGTGGCTCGACGCCTGGTTCGATCCGCCACGGGAGCGCGACGCTGCGATGACGCTGTTCAACCAGGACGTGGACGTGATCGCCTTCCACACCGGCTCCACCGCCGTGATGGCCGCGGCGCAGGAGCGCGGCAAGATGGCTGTGGCCTACCACTCCGACATGCGCAAGGTCGCGCCCGATGCGCAGATCGTCGCCGTCACCCACGAGTGGGGCGGCTACTACACGCGGCGCGCGAAGGCGGTGCTCGACGGCAGCTGGAAGCCGGTCAACGTCTGGGGCGGCGTGAAGGAAGGAATGGTCCGCGTCGGCGACTTCGGCCCCAAGGTGCCCAGGGCCGTACAGGAAGAGGTGCTGGCACGGCAGCAGGACATCGCGAGCGGCAAGCTGCAGGTCTTCCGCGCGGGCCAGGACGTGCGCGACAACGAGGGCAAGGTCGTCATCGCCAAGGGCACGGGCCTGCGCGACGATCAGATCCTCGTCATGAACTGGCTGGTCGAGGGCGTCGAAGGGCGCGTTGCACGCTGA
- a CDS encoding acyltransferase, giving the protein MKRLLGLLVVFLPWTLKRAVLRRFWGYEIADGARIGLSYVFPGHLVMGEGAYIGHFNVAIHLGRLECGAHSVIDRSNWITGHPPAGAHFRHRTDRDPTLSLGEHAAVTKQHIIDCTDRVDIGAFTTVAGYHSQLITHGINVQENRQDCKPIRIGAYCLVGTRVTVLGGAALPDRSMLGAGSVLNKAHGEEYAVYAGSPAVQVKKLDPEAAYFHRERGFVH; this is encoded by the coding sequence GTGAAGCGGCTGCTGGGCCTCCTGGTGGTGTTCCTGCCCTGGACGCTGAAGCGCGCGGTGCTGCGCCGCTTCTGGGGCTACGAGATCGCCGACGGTGCGCGCATCGGGCTCTCCTATGTCTTCCCGGGCCACCTGGTGATGGGCGAAGGGGCGTACATCGGCCACTTCAACGTCGCCATCCACCTGGGCCGGCTCGAGTGCGGCGCGCACTCCGTCATCGACCGCTCGAACTGGATCACCGGCCACCCGCCGGCGGGGGCCCATTTCAGGCATCGCACCGACCGCGACCCGACGCTCTCGCTGGGCGAGCATGCGGCCGTCACCAAGCAGCACATCATCGACTGCACCGACCGCGTCGACATCGGCGCCTTCACCACCGTCGCGGGCTACCACTCTCAGCTGATCACGCACGGCATCAACGTGCAGGAGAACAGGCAGGACTGCAAGCCCATCCGCATCGGTGCCTACTGCCTGGTGGGCACGCGGGTGACGGTGCTGGGCGGCGCCGCCCTGCCCGACCGTTCGATGCTGGGCGCGGGCTCGGTGCTCAACAAGGCGCACGGCGAGGAGTACGCGGTCTACGCCGGCTCGCCGGCGGTGCAGGTGAAGAAGCTCGACCCCGAGGCGGCGTACTTCCACCGCGAGCGCGGCTTCGTGCACTGA
- a CDS encoding glycosyltransferase family 4 protein, giving the protein MKVLLIGNYVPDGQTSMLAFKRILERELPHNGCELRVLTPPRRVLRVPTSSRLWKWLGYVDKFILFIPSLARHLRWADIVHVADHSNGMYIPWVKSKPNVITCHDVIAVQAAKGMVDGWNVGWTGRLFQRLIVKGLRTADLVACVSHLTRRELLALGLAEEARVTVVLNGLNDDFRPVPPDEAQGLIRRFGISAGDKFLVHVGWDLARKNRRKVLETFIALHERAEASGRPAPVEQLLFIGPELVPEMAELARKHGVADRIKTVQGVSHEELRALYASATALLFPSLQEGFGWPVIEAQACGCPVFTSDLAPMNEIGGEGAVYVDPDDADAMATAIENAAPRFAEMRRLGIENAAHYSAQHMASNYVATYRRVLDERKAAR; this is encoded by the coding sequence ATGAAAGTGCTCCTCATCGGGAACTATGTCCCCGACGGCCAGACCAGCATGCTGGCCTTCAAGCGCATCCTGGAACGCGAACTTCCCCACAACGGCTGCGAACTGCGCGTGCTGACGCCGCCGCGGCGCGTGCTGCGGGTGCCCACCTCCTCGCGGCTGTGGAAGTGGCTGGGCTACGTGGACAAGTTCATCCTCTTCATTCCCTCTCTCGCACGCCACCTGCGCTGGGCCGACATCGTGCACGTCGCGGACCATTCCAACGGCATGTACATCCCCTGGGTGAAGTCCAAGCCCAACGTCATCACCTGCCACGACGTCATCGCGGTGCAGGCCGCCAAGGGCATGGTCGACGGCTGGAACGTGGGCTGGACGGGCCGGCTGTTCCAGCGGCTCATCGTCAAGGGGCTGCGCACGGCCGACCTGGTGGCCTGCGTCTCGCACCTGACCCGTCGCGAGCTGCTGGCGCTGGGACTGGCCGAGGAAGCGCGGGTCACCGTGGTGCTCAACGGGCTCAACGACGATTTCCGGCCGGTGCCGCCCGACGAGGCCCAGGGCCTGATCCGGCGCTTCGGCATCTCGGCCGGGGACAAGTTCCTGGTCCATGTCGGCTGGGACCTGGCGCGCAAGAACCGCCGCAAGGTGTTGGAGACCTTCATCGCGCTGCACGAGCGCGCGGAGGCGAGCGGCCGGCCCGCGCCGGTGGAGCAGTTGCTGTTCATCGGCCCGGAACTGGTGCCGGAGATGGCCGAGCTGGCGCGCAAGCACGGCGTGGCCGACCGGATCAAGACCGTGCAAGGCGTCTCGCACGAGGAGCTGCGCGCGCTCTACGCCAGCGCGACCGCCCTGCTCTTCCCTTCGCTGCAGGAAGGCTTCGGCTGGCCGGTGATCGAGGCCCAGGCCTGCGGCTGCCCGGTCTTCACCTCCGACCTGGCGCCGATGAACGAGATCGGCGGCGAAGGCGCGGTCTACGTGGACCCCGACGACGCCGACGCCATGGCCACCGCCATCGAAAACGCAGCACCGCGCTTCGCCGAGATGCGCCGGCTGGGCATCGAGAACGCCGCGCACTACTCGGCGCAGCACATGGCCTCCAACTACGTGGCGACCTACCGTCGCGTGCTCGACGAACGGAAGGCCGCCCGGTGA
- the guaD gene encoding guanine deaminase: protein MQAYRASLLRFDAAGQPVFDEDGLLVVGPDAAGRQRVQDAGAFASVAARHPGVAVTHWPGRIIAPGFVDMHIHFPQTDIIGAPSEGLLPWLENYTFPAESRFAEAAHAAEVAEVFFDELLRNGVTTSLTFATSHPASVQAFFEAAQRRSLRMITGKVLQDRHSPDGVRDQTEQSLIDTESLIRRWHDVDRLGYAITPRFAPTSTDAQLRGAGELAAKYPGTWIHSHVAENKDEVKWARELFPGARSYLDVYQGFGLMRERAVYAHCIHFDDDDRRLMRETGTAAAVSPTSNLFLGSGFFDFEGADRIGCAYGLASDVGGGTSFSPFSTMLAAYYVGREGQTKPGVSIAPSQLWWRHTGGAARALGLEGVIGNLQPGCEADFVVLDPKATPMLTRKTARADSLEELLFAMIVLGDDRLVERTVIPQAPAG from the coding sequence ATGCAAGCCTACCGTGCCTCCCTTTTGCGATTCGATGCCGCCGGCCAGCCGGTTTTCGACGAGGACGGCCTGCTGGTCGTCGGCCCCGACGCCGCCGGCCGCCAGCGGGTGCAGGATGCCGGTGCCTTTGCAAGCGTCGCCGCTCGCCATCCGGGCGTGGCGGTCACGCACTGGCCAGGCCGCATCATTGCGCCGGGCTTCGTGGACATGCACATCCACTTCCCGCAGACCGACATCATCGGTGCGCCTTCCGAGGGCCTGCTGCCCTGGCTCGAGAACTACACCTTCCCGGCCGAGAGCCGCTTCGCCGAGGCGGCGCATGCGGCCGAGGTGGCCGAGGTCTTCTTCGACGAGCTGCTGCGCAACGGCGTCACCACCTCCCTGACCTTCGCGACCTCGCATCCAGCCTCGGTCCAGGCCTTCTTCGAGGCGGCTCAGCGCCGTTCGCTGCGGATGATCACGGGGAAGGTGCTGCAGGACCGCCATTCGCCCGACGGTGTACGCGATCAAACTGAACAAAGCCTGATCGACACCGAATCGCTGATTCGCCGCTGGCACGACGTGGACCGGCTGGGCTACGCGATCACCCCGCGCTTCGCCCCCACCAGCACCGACGCGCAGCTGCGCGGCGCGGGCGAGCTGGCCGCCAAATACCCCGGCACCTGGATCCACTCGCACGTGGCCGAGAACAAGGACGAGGTGAAGTGGGCGCGCGAGCTCTTCCCCGGCGCCCGTTCCTACCTCGACGTCTACCAAGGCTTCGGCCTGATGCGCGAGCGCGCCGTCTATGCCCACTGCATCCATTTCGACGACGACGACCGCCGCCTGATGCGCGAGACCGGCACCGCCGCGGCCGTGAGCCCGACCAGCAACCTGTTCCTCGGCAGCGGCTTCTTCGACTTCGAGGGGGCCGACCGCATCGGATGCGCCTACGGCCTGGCCAGCGACGTGGGGGGCGGCACCAGCTTCAGCCCCTTCTCGACCATGCTGGCCGCCTACTACGTGGGCCGCGAGGGCCAGACCAAGCCGGGTGTCAGCATCGCGCCCTCGCAGCTGTGGTGGCGCCACACCGGCGGCGCGGCGCGGGCCCTCGGGCTGGAGGGCGTCATCGGCAACCTGCAGCCGGGTTGCGAGGCCGACTTCGTGGTGCTCGACCCCAAGGCCACCCCGATGCTCACGCGCAAGACGGCGCGGGCGGACAGCCTGGAAGAATTGCTGTTCGCGATGATCGTGCTGGGGGACGACCGGCTGGTGGAGCGCACCGTGATCCCCCAGGCCCCGGCCGGCTGA
- the dcd gene encoding dCTP deaminase, giving the protein MSIKSDKWIRRMAEKNGMIEPFEPGQIREQDGHRIISYGTSSYGYDIRCAPEFKVFTNIHSTVVDPKNFDEKSFVDFHGDSCIIPPNSFALARTVEYFRIPRNVLTICLGKSTYARCGIIVNVTPFEPEWEGYVTLEFSNTTPLPAKIYAGEGCAQVLFFESDEVCEISYKDRGGKYQGQRGVTLPKA; this is encoded by the coding sequence ATGAGCATCAAGAGCGACAAGTGGATCCGGCGCATGGCCGAGAAGAACGGCATGATCGAGCCCTTCGAGCCGGGCCAGATCCGCGAGCAGGACGGCCATCGCATCATCAGCTACGGCACCTCCAGCTACGGCTACGACATCCGCTGCGCGCCCGAGTTCAAGGTCTTCACCAACATCCACAGCACGGTGGTCGACCCGAAGAACTTCGACGAGAAGAGCTTCGTCGATTTCCACGGCGACTCCTGCATCATCCCGCCCAACAGCTTCGCCCTGGCGCGCACGGTGGAGTACTTCCGCATCCCGCGCAACGTGCTGACCATCTGCCTGGGCAAGAGCACCTACGCGCGCTGCGGGATCATCGTCAACGTCACCCCTTTCGAGCCCGAATGGGAAGGCTACGTGACGCTGGAGTTCAGCAACACCACCCCACTGCCGGCCAAGATCTACGCTGGCGAGGGCTGCGCCCAGGTGCTCTTCTTCGAGAGCGACGAGGTCTGCGAGATCAGCTACAAGGACCGCGGCGGCAAGTACCAGGGGCAGCGCGGTGTGACGCTGCCCAAGGCCTGA